From Daucus carota subsp. sativus chromosome 6, DH1 v3.0, whole genome shotgun sequence:
tcgattaatccttgttccgtgacttattttccaaacaattattaacttatttacctctcacttctaatccacttctttacttcaaGCAAGAAGTGACTTTTTTAAAACTTGCCCAAATAGCCCCATCATCTTTATTTGGGTAAGTTCAAAAGAGGTGCTTCTTTCTTAAagtataagtgattaaactctTTAAGAAAGAAGTAAAATTCTTGAAATAAAAGTTAACATTTTCATCTTCTTATAAGTGTTtctgattttttacacaaatgggttaagaaatatgaaaaCCGACTTCTTATAGAAAAAAACCAGAAATCCGTCGTGCCACACAGACACTTTATATATTTGGAGTTCAAATCTCATGATTCAAACCGCGTTACGAATCCATCTAACTTGTTAATGGTGGAAATAGTAACACAAAAAAGGGAGGGGAGCCACGTGAAGAAGCACCGAGAAGCAACAATCAAACCGTGGGTGGATGTGGATGTCATTGAAGGTTTGGTTAGCTTCAAATCAACGCAATAGAAAATGAAACAGTCAAAAATGCCAAAATCTAAGGCAACACAAAATGAGCACAAAAAAGATGACAccatgtttcaaaaaaaaaaaaagatgacacCACGTAAAAGTGTGAATAACAAAAAGTTAGATTGTGATCATGGATTTATTTGACAAAACTCACTCACTCAATCACCCACTCCTCCTATTCTCTCCCTTTTGGCTTGCCCACTAGCTCCTCTCCCACTATCTTAATCCCTCTTCCCCACTACATTCCAATTCCATAATGCTAATGGTCTCCCCTCCCTACTATCAACTTTCTTCTCAACATTTTTGATTAAATCCCgttacttttttatataaagaGGAAAATggtagaatataatatgatcttggTAAACCTCCTCGAGTTTTTAGGAGGATTGGTTACTTAATACAATACCATAAGTCCATAACCCAATCTTGGGTTCGGCCCCTGGGAACCCCAATAACATAAAGTTGATAATTTTCGAATCAATAAGTAAATAAGatatctcaaaattttatttaagagataattcattaataaaagtcgaaaatttgattatttgaattatgatactaaaaaaatataatcatcatTTATTAACTAAAAATTAAAGTAATTTACAAAACTAGGACATCGatttttatcaaacaaaaactTGACCTTCATAATCGTCATTTTATTTACGACAGAACATAATAAACACAAAATTGATCATATTGATCTCATAAATAGGGAGTATTAAACCCCGCCCTCTTTTTCCTACAATATCACAAGTTAAAATACTTTTCTATTTCTAAAAAAACCCTATATAAACCACAATAACTAATAATTTAATGCAATTTAACAAAATTTAGAAAACTGCTAAAAATAAAGTTGCACAATGAGCctgctcttttcttttttcttcctCTAAATTGGTAGTGGCTTCTCCTTTTACCCTTTTGGTTCCATTCCTGTCTGTCCATTATTCTCATTTTATCACAACTTTAAGCCTGTTGAGATAACAATGAGCCAGATGCTTAGCTGCCTTAACCGCTAAACTCATGTAAATTTATTGCATGAGATGAGATGGATACCGATATTAAGCAAGAAACCACAGCAACAAACGACTCCCAGAGAAAACTTCTTGGTGGTAGCAGCAATGACAGGATCAAACGAGACGAGTGGAGTGAAGGCGCGGTCTCGAGCCTCCTTGAGGCTTATGAGACCAAATGGGTGCATCGGAACAGGGCAAAGCTCAAGGGGCAGGACTGGGAGGAGGTAGCCAAGTTTGTGTCGTGTCGTGGCAACTCAACTAAGTCGCCAAAGACACAGACTCAGTGTAAGAACAAGATTGAGTCGATGAAGAAGAGGTACAGGTCAGAGTCTACTGCTGCTGAGGCATCGTCGTGGCCACTTTTTCCCAAGCTGGATCATTTGTTGCGTGGGAGCATTACAACTCAGCGAGCTCCAGTGCTGCCACAGCCGACACTTTTCAGTTCAGGTGTGATGGTGACAGAACCAACCCTGCTGCTGGCATCTCAGCTTCCTCCAGCATCGCCTAAAGAGCCACTTTCACTGCTTACACCACCACCTCTGGCTTCTCCAATCAATACTGGAATTGCTGCAGCAAATTCACATGGTTCAGATGGTGCTGATCAGGTAGCTAAGGTATACGGTTTCTAAACCTTTCACTGTTCTTATCTAacttttattgtaaaaattccACTTACATTAGTAGATTACATGCTCTTGTAAATAAGAAAGAAACACATGAGGACTCGGGGACAATCAAGGTCATGAGTTTAAATCTTTACTCCCCCTTGTActtgaaaaaataaaacataaaaatcaCACTTTGCAAGCTGAATTATTTTACTTCTATGGTTCTGTGGTCGGGTTTCTCTCTAGAACGATGCCCGATTCTGTTATTTCTGCAGaagatttataattttgacATTCACATACATGTATTATGCTATCATTTACGATAAATCTTAACAGGCAGATGGAATGGATACGAAAGTATCAGACCACTTATCAGACAAACAGGCAATAGACACCGACAGTAGCACACCAGCCTTGTGCAGCAACAAGGAGAAGACAAAGTCTGAAAATTTCACAAACAAAACACAGAGAAAGAAGAGACGGAGAAGAGGAGAATGGGAGATAGGGAGTAGTGTTAGGTGGTTAGCAGAGGTAGTGCTGAGGACAGAGCAGGCAAGAGTAGATGCAATGAGAGACTTGGAAAGGATGAGAGCAGAAAGCGAGGCCAAGAGAGGAGAAATGGAGCTTAAACGCACCGAGATTATTGCTAATACTCAGCTGGAGATTGCTAAGATCTTTGCAAATATGGGCAAAGGGGTTGACTCTTCACTGAGAATTGGAAGAGATGGATGATATTGAGGGAAACTAATTACTTCATTGTcatgtttaaataatatatacatattcaaGCTATTATGCTGGAGTTATAGCAGACTAACAATAATATTGATGTTAcactataatatattatatttacaaatatgaaTCATGATATATTGCCCAACTCAAGTTCCGCTTTCATGTTTTTGTTCTGCTTGCAAAGATCAACCTCAATCTAGATTCCAAAGTATGTTGCTTAAATCAGGGGTTGAGAAAGTACCTTGTCTTTGGCTGCTTCTTAGGCATTTTGTTGATATGTCAATCTCTGTTTTATTACTAAAATTATTGTGAAGCAGCGTCCCGACTCGCTCCCATTTGATGTCTTGATTTTTGTTTTCGAGTTCCCTGTGATGAGTTTTAAGATTCTAGTTTGAGTCCTATCTTTCAGATAGAGGATGAACCAATAACAACTGTGAACTGGAAAATAATTATGAAGCCTCAACTCGCAGGTGGTTCCTACCTAACATAGTAACAGTTTGAATTAAGTACAGAATACACATAGTGTAAGTTGTACCTGAGACTCTTAATCAGCCTATTGTGGCAACATCACAGAGCTACCACAGGAAATCAAGACATTTCTGCAAGCACAGAAGACATCAAAGTAAAAGACCTGCAAAAGACCTTGACACACACTCAGAGCAGTTTACGAGTCCTTATCATGAGGGCCATAGCATACTCTAAGATAATTCACAGTACTAACATGTAAGTATGTAACATCTCACTTCTACTTTTATCTGCTTTAGTCCTTTACTTAATATAGAAACTAAGAGATTTTATACAAGTTACGAAAGGGCAGCAATAGAGGTTTGAAATGTCCTTTGGGAATTGAAAAGAGAATGGTAGAGGTTGACGACACAGCAAGCGAAGAAGGGCAAAAAACTTGGAAATCAATTTTCTGATATTTTAAATACTGTAAGtctgtaagagcaagtccaatgcttaGTTGATGCTATTgttatattatagcatcaaatgctaaaaaactcaactccaaactGGTGTTATATTTGGACCTGtttttgaaaccaaggatggatccacATCATCAGCAACTATAAATGGAGGTTAAAATTTACACAATTATTGTATTGTACATCACCAAATATCAGAAACATATTGAATTgagtaaaattcaaaaaaagatGGCTAAATTTGAAACTAGCATTTGAGTGCAACTTTTATTTTAACATCAATAAACACTTTTcaatgctatattatagcaatagcaataaaCCTTTAGCCTCTAGcactggacttgctctaacagtAACTATGCATATCATATCCTCGACTCTTCTATAAAAACTCTGACAGGGgagtaaatatatttatataccaCCAGAGAAATCTATCTGAAGTAGTCACTCATCTCCATCTTCAACATAGATATGAAGCACTAAAATAAATGGTAAATGTGACCTTTACAATACATACCATACTGTATTCTTCAGTGGAGATCCTCATATTGTAAAATGATTCACAGCTAGGACTCTTCAGTACTTCTGCCTTCTTACTTTATCTAGCcaatgcaattattacaagactGGAAACTAAGAAATATGGTAAAGGTGGCTAACATTACTAGATCTTCGAATACTCTTGCAAGTgaaatgaaaaaacaaaaaccGAATATAACAATAAGAAAACCTCTAGGCTCTAGGGTAGAACAAAAAAAAGCCTTTAGAGTAAGGCCCCATATCAAAAATAACTTCCATTATTATGATAACTTTTTCCAGACCAAGAAAAAAATGCAACTTAGTTGTTAGAAAACCACATAAATAGGCGAGACAAGAACATACATACAGAAAGCATACCTAAAACCCAATATAGACAATCTCAACAAAGAAACTCAGAAGTAATGGTAAACATGCAAGGGAATTGGCATATATAACATGAAGAAAGGCTATAGTAGAAATTTGAACCATAGTATGCTGTCTGAGTAACTGGACGGATTTACACAAGACCAAAAACAAACATGCCAATATAATTGCTATCATTCATTATCTAATGGAACGACTAATgcatttatttaaaaaacacccactaataatacaataatgtaactagaaaaaattaaataaaatcaaagAAAAGCAATAAAGAATAGTTACCATCCCCTTAAATCTGCATCCTCTGCTCCCAAGTTTTTAATGGATATTACATAGTTGTAGCTTTTGAGTCTTTAGCGCCAGCTCCACAAAGGCATCCCTGGCCCTAAATCAATTGTAAACTGGACTAAGGCTTTTGTTAAGACAAggttggtttttaaataaatctgaGATTTAAGACTTGCTAACTCATACTGCAATCCCCTCAATGACAATACACCAATAGATCTGCAGGCTCCTCTCCAAGTGAAAAGTTTGCTCTTGCGTCttgctccaaagacatgaacttACCTTCTCCCACCTTCCAacagtttttttttgtcaaatcacCTTCCAACATTTTGCCGACTATTTAAAAGAGCATAGACCAACAGAAAATAGCTGCCCCAATTATCATTCCATTTTtatgcaaaaaaatatatatatcaactgtCAAGAGAACCAAGTCAATGCAAAACCTCAGCAATATTAGCTCCCAAGGGAGCAAAGGATTAACCTCGAAGTCTTTAACATGGAAAAGCAACTTGAAGCAGCGTATATAAGAGATGTTCCACAATGTAGAAATTTTCTAAAGCCACCAGCTTTttccaaagaaaagaaagggCCAATAAAGCTGCACTTCCTGAGTCATACAGGAATTACCAACATCCATATAACTACTTAATTTCCAGTAGAAcacaacaaaattaatataactcCATGCGCACTACAAGTTCAAAAATCTGTAGCATCAATAATTTATAACTTCATTATCTAATCCATAGAAAGGTTAATATATCCAACTAATCCAGAAAACAGAAAGTAAGCAGTTCAATACTTCTATTTCTATCTTTCAAATATGACCATCAGTAACATATATCATTCTGCATTGCCacatttcttaaattttaacattcaTATACGTGTAGGAGTAGCCTGAAATACATGTTATTAGTAAAACACTAAAACTGAAACTGCAAGTTAGACTAAATAATATGATTACTCAAAAATCCAAAACAACGACATACATAACGAAACTTCAATGTTTAAGCTTGTGTTAGGTGCATCAGATCAAGGTGAGAACACTGCGCATGAAACAGGGAAGCGTAatgcaaaataaattatagtatttgAAAAATACAGATACTAAGTGCAGCCGGTTTACTTCTCAAAGACATTAACTTTGACTTCTATAAAAACAAGGTTGCAGCACAAGTCCTACTTTTAAGAATTATTCCTCCTGTTGCCAGCCACAACCTCACAAAGAAAACAATAGAAAAATGGGCATAGTTTGATGAACAGATTTAATTCGGGCAAAGCACTAGAAACGACACTAATACACAAGACAATGCCACTGACTAGTAGGCTCTGGTTGATGTCTTTTTTGGCTTCTTCACAAAACTCAGACGGATCTTTTTAAGAGTTCTCCTCTTCCTTGCCATCTTTTCAGGCAGCGTCTCGCGCTTCTTCTCTTTCTTTGTGACAGTGGGTTTCTTTGCAAATCTTGGGTCCACCTTGTAATTGCTAGGCGGTATAGCCAGAATTCCATTACCCTCGGCTTCCTTAAACAGATCATTCGCCTTATCAGATTTCCCATGAGCACGTAACTTCTTTATCAACAGATCATACGTCTTAGTCCCAGGTTTGCAACCATCTTTCTTCATCTTAGCAAACACACTCATGGAATGATCAATTCTCTCTATTCCACACAAAATTGTCAGAAACTCATAGTAAGCCTTCttagtaagagcatctccaaaccCAGCAGATTTCATTCTATCAATCATCTCGTCCCCCTCTCCAACCCTAGCAGCCTGATACAaacttttaattaaaacaagaaaCGTTGTCTCATTCGGACTACATCCCCACTCACCCATTCTATGAAACAAACTCACTGCATCCTCAGTCTTTCTAATCTTACACAAGTTGCTAATCAACACATTAAATGTTTCCACATTCCGTGGAACACCTGCCACATCCATTTCAACTAACACATTCTCAGCCTCAGATTGAAGCCGAAATGGATCCTTTTCCCTACAAAGCTTACACACACAATCCAACATTGCATTATACGCAACAGCGCCAATCTCAAACCCTCCCCTATTCATCTCCCCAACTAACCTCTTAGCCTCATCTAATTTCTTATCAACACACCACCCTTTAACAAGCAAATCACAAACATGTTCATCGGGAAAAAACTCATTAGCCAAACTTTTAACCAATTTCTCAGCATAACTAGCAAAACCATGCTCACACAATTTCCCCACAACTAATTTCAAAGAATCAAGATTCCTAACAAAGCCATAATCTTTCTCCATAGTATCAAAAAAAGAAACTACCTTAGCAGGCCTCCCCGCTCGAACCAACCGATCAACACAAGCTCCCAATGTCTTATCCCCTACCACACCTTTATTACTTTCAAGAACCTCATTAACTGCCTTAAAATCCTTACGACGTCCAAAGTAACTAACAAAATACGATATAATTTCATCGGTAACAACAAAATCTGATCTTGATGAGACCCATTTCAAGAATCCAAGAATGGACCTGCCTGCTTTGGGGGAAAGATCGAGTGTGGCAAGAATCAATGAAGGGGTCAACTTAACATGTGAGTAGCTCAAATCGAGACGTTGAGGGAGCGAAATCGAGGACTCGGAAGACGATGGGGGCTCTTTGTTAAGCTCATTTGAGAGAGAATGGGGTAATTGggtttcttcattttcttgatTTGGGGGAGAAGTGGAGAAGGGTTTAAGAGAGATTAGTGAAAAGGGGTTTTTGGGGAGAGGGTttggagagagaaagaggggtttagagagagaaaagaGGGGTTTTTGGTGGTGGGGTTGGAGTGAGTGGTGGGGTGGGGTCTGAGGGGGGGTGGTGGAGAAGTGGCGGAGGAAGAAGGTGCGGAGGTGGAGTGGGGTTATTGGGGTTGTGGGGCGTGGCATTTTCATTGAGTTAGGCcgcggagagagagagagagagagatgacctAGGAGAAGGGAAATGATGAAGGGGAAGTGATGCAGGGTATGAATAAAACGGTGTCGTTAGGTTTGTGAAATAGGGGTTTAGGGTTGCCAATGCAATCAAATCAATTCGTAGGTTGAATTATGAAATAGTTTAAGGGTGATGCTAGAGAcccaaaaaaaattcccaaaatttTTTACCGAATGATGTGGCGAACATTGTGGAATATtatgattgggtgattgatgaatctgcaggagggtctcattattatgggaGTGAAAGCAACCAATCACACTATGACacattatttggaaaaaaaatttgggatgattttttggggtctctaggAATTTCCATAGTTTAAAGAGAAGAGGCTGCATTTTATtaccacatatatatattttttactattcttatgttataatttttggtttgtATAATAGATATAATCAGAAATAGTGGTTTctgtcaaaagaaaagaaaaataatcagAAATAGTGGTATATGtactttatttaaattatatgttatatttattagtatatatagatatagattcaaaaattttaaaattcttatattcacttaaatttataacaaatcatttttgaaGATTTCCAAGAAAATACTACTAGAGTACTATATGAtcgacaaaaaaataaaaataatactccctctgtccccctgagttgtatacattgggggacggggacgcggcacggactttaatgctcctgtaaagtatagttctataatttatttttaagatttttctt
This genomic window contains:
- the LOC108224453 gene encoding trihelix transcription factor ENAP1 translates to MDTDIKQETTATNDSQRKLLGGSSNDRIKRDEWSEGAVSSLLEAYETKWVHRNRAKLKGQDWEEVAKFVSCRGNSTKSPKTQTQCKNKIESMKKRYRSESTAAEASSWPLFPKLDHLLRGSITTQRAPVLPQPTLFSSGVMVTEPTLLLASQLPPASPKEPLSLLTPPPLASPINTGIAAANSHGSDGADQVAKADGMDTKVSDHLSDKQAIDTDSSTPALCSNKEKTKSENFTNKTQRKKRRRRGEWEIGSSVRWLAEVVLRTEQARVDAMRDLERMRAESEAKRGEMELKRTEIIANTQLEIAKIFANMGKGVDSSLRIGRDG
- the LOC108193015 gene encoding small ribosomal subunit protein mL104 (rPPR9); amino-acid sequence: MKMPRPTTPITPLHLRTFFLRHFSTTPPQTPPHHSLQPHHQKPLFSLSKPLFLSPNPLPKNPFSLISLKPFSTSPPNQENEETQLPHSLSNELNKEPPSSSESSISLPQRLDLSYSHVKLTPSLILATLDLSPKAGRSILGFLKWVSSRSDFVVTDEIISYFVSYFGRRKDFKAVNEVLESNKGVVGDKTLGACVDRLVRAGRPAKVVSFFDTMEKDYGFVRNLDSLKLVVGKLCEHGFASYAEKLVKSLANEFFPDEHVCDLLVKGWCVDKKLDEAKRLVGEMNRGGFEIGAVAYNAMLDCVCKLCREKDPFRLQSEAENVLVEMDVAGVPRNVETFNVLISNLCKIRKTEDAVSLFHRMGEWGCSPNETTFLVLIKSLYQAARVGEGDEMIDRMKSAGFGDALTKKAYYEFLTILCGIERIDHSMSVFAKMKKDGCKPGTKTYDLLIKKLRAHGKSDKANDLFKEAEGNGILAIPPSNYKVDPRFAKKPTVTKKEKKRETLPEKMARKRRTLKKIRLSFVKKPKKTSTRAY